From a single Rosa rugosa chromosome 7, drRosRugo1.1, whole genome shotgun sequence genomic region:
- the LOC133721925 gene encoding UDP-glycosyltransferase 73C12-like encodes MASQNPQLHFVLFPFMAQGHMIPMIDIARILAQRGVMITIVTTPHNGARFQTVLARAIESGLQIRLVQLKFPCEEAGLPDGCENLDMLPSQDLTLNFFTGTAVLQLPVEKLFEELHPKPSCIVSDICLPWTINIARKFHIPRVSFSGTSCFCLLCMFILHMSKVHENITSESEYFVVPDLPERIEITKAQLPGPLTPNMKDFHEVMVAAELESYGIIMNTYEELEPAYVKDYKKARNDKVWCIGPVSLCNKDDLDKVQRGNKAAVDENHCLKWLDSWGSSSVLYACLGSLCNLTSEQLIELGLGLEASKKPFIWVVRGSGQSEGLELWMKENGFEERTKERSLLIRGWAPQTLILSHPSVGGFLTHCGWNSTLEGICAGLPMITWPLFADQFLNEKLVEQILKIAVRVGVEYPMKWGEEEKIGVLVKKKNVKEAIDKLMDGEESQGRRERAKKFAKMGKRAVEEGGSSDLNTALLIQDIMQKEG; translated from the coding sequence aTGGCTTCTCAAAACCCCCAGCTTCACTTTGTCTTGTTTCCATTTATGGCTCAAGGTCACATGATCCCAATGATAGATATTGCCAGAATTCTGGCACAGCGAGGCGTGATGATCACCATAGTCACCACACCACATAATGGTGCTCGTTTTCAAACAGTTCTTGCTCGTGCCATAGAATCTGGGCTCCAAATCCGATTAGTCCAACTGAAATTTCCATGTGAAGAAGCAGGACTACCTGATGGGTGTGAAAACCTTGACATGCTACCTTCACAAGACTTGACCTTGAATTTCTTTACAGGAACTGCGGTGCTACAACTGCCAGTAGAAAAGTTATTCGAAGAGCTGCACCCCAAGCCAAGTTGCATAGTCTCTGACATTTGTTTGCCATGGACCATCAACATTGCTCGCAAGTTCCACATTCCAAGGGTATCTTTCTCTGGAACGAGTTGCTTTTGTTTACTTTGTATGTTCATTTTGCACATGTCTAAGGTTCATGAGAATATAACCTCCGAATCGGAGTACTTTGTTGTGCCTGACTTGCCCGAACGAATTGAGATAACCAAGGCTCAGCTTCCAGGGCCTCTGACTCCGAATATGAAagattttcatgaagtaatgGTTGCAGCTGAGCTGGAGTCATATGGGATAATTATGAATACTTATGAAGAATTGGAACCGGCATATGTTAAAGATTATAAGAAGGCAAGAAATGACAAAGTCTGGTGTATTGGCCCGGTGTCACTATGCAACAAAGATGACTTGGATAAGGTACAAAGAGGTAACAAGGCCGCAGTTGACGAAAACCACTGCTTGAAGTGGCTTGATTCCTGGGGATCAAGTTCTGTACTTTATGCTTGCCTTGGAAGTTTATGTAATCTCACATCTGAGCAACTGATAGAACTTGGACTGGGATTAGAGGCATCAAAGAAACCATTTATTTGGGTTGTAAGGGGTAGTGGTCAATCAGAGGGTTTGGAACTGTGGATGAAAGAAAATGGTTTTGAGGAAAGGACCAAAGAAAGGAGCCTTTTGATTCGAGGTTGGGCTCCACAAACACTGATATTGTCACACCCTTCAGTTGGAGGGTTCTTAACACATTGCGGCTGGAATTCAACATTAGAAGGCATATGTGCTGGGCTGCCAATGATTACATGGCCGCTGTTTGCAGACCAGTTTCTCAATGAGAAACTAGTGGAACAGATTCTAAAAATTGCAGTGAGGGTTGGGGTAGAATATCCAATGAAGTGGGGAGAGGAAGAGAAGATAGGTGTGTtggtgaagaagaaaaatgtgAAGGAAGCAATAGACAAGTTGATGGATGGAGAGGAAAGTCAAGGGAGAAGAGAAAGAGCGAAAAAGTTTGCAAAGATGGGAAAGAGAGCAGTAGAAGAAGGGGGGTCTTCTGATCTCAACACTGCACTTCTAATCCAAGATATCATGCAAAAAGAGGGATGA